The Borrelia coriaceae sequence CTTGAATAGTCTAAGATACTAAGCTTTGAGGTTGCTAAGGGTTCTATTAGTGTAGCAATTCTTGTAAATTTATTACTTATAGGTTTTATCGGTGCAATCCTAAACTTATGATTCATACTTGATCTAAGTTTTACAAAGGTTTGTGTTACATTCCCATGTCCTGAAATATTATCTCTATCTTCAACATAAAGGGTATGCACATTTAGATTTCCTAATATAGTTTTGATTGTGTTTAACACCTTAGGATCACCAAATGGTAGTTTTTCTTGAAATAGAAATGCATAATACTTATTATCTACTCTTTCTAATACACAAAGTGCAGTATTATCACCACCAATACTGTATGCGGGGTCTAGATATGCTATTGGATTTACAAATTCATGCTCACTTGTAACATTAATATTGGTAAATATAGCATCACACGGAGCAACCCATTCGCCTAAAAGGACTTTGGCTTTATATGTTGGCTTGTCTTTATAAATTTCTTCTTGTGTTTTAATAAATTCTTTTGAAATTAGATTATTATCATAAGTTGTAAAGTTATATGTAGAATAAGTATTAGTATTATCAATATAATCAGTTTTAAAAAAGTGGTCAGGACTGTCGGGGTTAGTATCAAAAATAATTGTTTGCATACCCACTCTAAGTCTTTTTAAACATTCTATTAATGTTTCTTTATGTAGAGTTGTTGCTTCATTTACATATATAAGAGCTGAGTTGCTTCCCCTAAATCTTTCAAAATCACTTGCCTTATAACCACCATAAAGGTTAACCCTTAATGAATCAAGTTCAAAATATGATGTATTAGAAAACTTAGGTAAAAATGGGATATTTAGCATATTAGCAAGCTTTTCAAATTGGCCTAAAACATTAATCTCTAATGATTTTTGTGAATTACCCAATATAAAATTATTAGTATCTTGTTTATATAAATTTCTATTCCTAAGTAAAACTTTTAAGAACAAATAACATGCTAAAAA is a genomic window containing:
- a CDS encoding PBSX family phage terminase large subunit; this encodes MDIYKLPMFKEMQRDYKREFGIDILKYIKFKEVEVDFKGFESKYLTKKQLEVIRSIEINNQSKIILSGGIASGKTFLACYLFLKVLLRNRNLYKQDTNNFILGNSQKSLEINVLGQFEKLANMLNIPFLPKFSNTSYFELDSLRVNLYGGYKASDFERFRGSNSALIYVNEATTLHKETLIECLKRLRVGMQTIIFDTNPDSPDHFFKTDYIDNTNTYSTYNFTTYDNNLISKEFIKTQEEIYKDKPTYKAKVLLGEWVAPCDAIFTNINVTSEHEFVNPIAYLDPAYSIGGDNTALCVLERVDNKYYAFLFQEKLPFGDPKVLNTIKTILGNLNVHTLYVEDRDNISGHGNVTQTFVKLRSSMNHKFRIAPIKPISNKFTRIATLIEPLATSKLSILDYSSKSSISDMYKYKGDGKSDDDSLDSLSASYMLLSLNMRSLKAHFSKIRFL